Genomic DNA from Ornithorhynchus anatinus isolate Pmale09 chromosome 14, mOrnAna1.pri.v4, whole genome shotgun sequence:
AGACCAGGCTGCGGCATTGTCTATTAGAGAGGagcaagctcgttgggggcagggaacgtgtctgtttattgctgtattgtactctcccaagagcttagcacaggactctgcacacagtaagtgctcaataaatacaattgaatgaaatacgattgaatgaagagggagtctggggcaggtggggagggggtggcaggaaGACCCCCTCCACCCCGGTGCTGGGTTTGAGGACAGGGCTCAGTGACCCCAGAAGCTTCCTGACCCAGGCGACTTCAGGCCCGTTGCTATTCCTGACGGGGCCCTCGTCTCACGCCAACCCGCACCTTGGGCTGAACCACTTCTCCCGAGCCGGGGCCGGACCTGGCCTGGCCTGGgtgcccggggtgggcagggggaggccaTCCCGGCCTCTGCAGGGACCCTCCCATCCAGTCCACTTGCTTACATTTTCCTGGGGCAGGAGCCTCCTGGTCCGGCCTCAACTCCAAGAACCAGAGAGATGAAATCATTCCTGAGCGTTGCAGGCACTGGATCCAAATCCATCAtctgggtggggggtaggggaggggaggtgacctCCTTGAAATCCCAGACAGATATTCCaacctggaggagagggaggaatggaaggGACCTGGAAGGAAAGAGACCGACCCCAGAGAGCGGGGAGACCCTGGAAGGCATGGAGAGACCCCAGAAGTCAGAGTGTCTCCAGAAGTCTCTCCAGAAGTCAGAGAGAGACCCCAAGAGACATAGAAAGACCTCAGAAAGCATATGGTGACCCAGGGGGCAAAGAGACCCCTAGAGGGATAGAAAGACCCCCAGGGGGCAGAGAGACCTCAAGGGGCATAGAGAGACCTCAGAAAGCAGAGAGCGACCCCAGGGGATAGAGActccaggggacagagagaactttggaggcagagaaagaccCCAGGGGGCAGAGAGTGAGCCTAGGAGGCATAGAAAGATCCCAGGGGCAGAAAGAGACTCCAGGGGGCAGAGATACCCCAGGAGCAGAGAGACCCAGGGGCAGAGAGAACTTAGGAGAGATAGAAAGAGCctcagaagacagagagagaccccGGGGGCAGAGAGACCCCAGGGACAGAGCTCCACTCCGCTCTACCCGCTCCCGTTTGGTGCCGGTGGGCACGGCTTCCCCGAGCCACCCCTAAATCCAAGGGGTCCCAGAGCCACAGCTGGGAACGTCCCACCGGAATGAGGGGAGCCGGGCACTCAAGTGGGTGAGGGCAGGGACGGAGCGGGGTGGACCTGCGGGCCCGAGGTGGCAGTGGGGGCCGACGGGCCAGGAGACAGACGGTGACCCCGCCCGTGAGGGACATTACGTCCCTCGGCGGGGGAGAAGGCCGCAGCAGCGGGGTTGGCGGCCGGAGGAGGgtggaaatttaaaaataaactggCCTGGTTGTTGCCGGCGTCAATCACTCCACCCCTCTCagcccttctctccaccccccgGCGAGCATCCTGGCTcccggggatgggagggatggcAAAGAAATCACAAGGGGGTTCCATTCCTCCCGACCCCAGCCAGCGGCCCCCGCTGAGAGCTCACGCAGCTGCCTGACACGCCTAATCCGCCCCGCTCCAATCCCTGCCGGGTTAACTCCTGGAAATCAGGGCCCTGGGGGGAGAGCTGGAGCTGAGAAgcattgggggggagggggtcgttggtggggcagagggggacaGATGGGGCAGTGGGTGTCCCGCAGGTAGGCGGGAGGCTGGCAGGGTGGGAGCACCAGATGCGCCTTTTTGAGGcccggaggaaaggagggaagcggCAGAAGCTGGAGGTTGAatggaggagaacagggagaagggggaggagaagaaacggGAATGGGGAGGGATGTAGGGAAGCGGGGAAGGGGTCAGGTCATctggtaaagaaaaaaaagatctgaagggtcaaggagagagaactgagaagcagtggttagagcccgggcctgggaatcagaagggcctgggctctaatgccggctctgcattGGCCAAgaccttgggtgaccttgggtaagtcactccacttctgtggctcagttgtctcatctgtaaaatacggattaagactgtgaggccccatgtgggatggggactgtgtccaactttgcagctaccccagtgcttagaacagtccctagcacatagtaagcgcttaatagcattaaaaacaaaaacactaaAGGCTTCAGAGATTGTGGACACCCAGGCTGGGCCCAGGCCAACACCCCCATCAGCTCCCACCAGCCCCCCGAGACTCGGGTATTGCCTGGGGCCACACTGGCTAGGCTcgctggggcagggagagtaagGAGGAGCCTATGTGCAAGAGGAGGATGCCAGCTGGTTGgtcagtcaagcagtcaatcgtatttattgagcacttactgtgggcagagcactgtactaagtgcttcggcgagtacagtataataatagacacaatccctgcccacagtgagcttacggtcgggggggtggaggcagacattaatataaacaaattatagatgtcaacataagttctgtagggctgggaggggggatgaataaagggagcaagtcaggctgacgcagaagggagtgggagaagaggaaaggagggcttagtcagggaaggcctcttggaagagatgggcctacaataaggctttgaaggcggggaaagtaattatctgtcagaaatggggagggagggcattccaggccagaggctggatgtggccAACCCTCTACCtgcttactctctccccttttccatccTCATAGTCCCAGCTCTGGGCTGGGAGGTCTTCAGGTCCTGCAATAGCCAAGTGGCATCAGAGGGGATGATGGAACTTGCTTGGTATCTGGGAAATCTAAATCTCCTAGccccttctccctacctcttgcAGTCCCCAAGGCCTGGTGGAGCCCAGAGCCGAGGCTGCATTTTGAGGTTCCTTATTCTCCCAGGGACACCCcagcttccagtttggcccccacttTTCCCTACGTTCGCCCTTGGACCAGAGAAAGTGCGTCAGTCACTCCTGGTGAGCAAGGAAGGAGGGGCGGTGATTTGTCAGCTGGGAAAGACAGTGCGAAGCCAGGCatctgggggagatgggggcaacGGGGGgcagtggcgggggtggggagtgggtgcAGCAGGGCAGGGTCTGGCCCCCCAAACAGCCCGCCTGGCACCTGTCCCCTTCCTCTGCTAGGGCTCCAACTGCCCCGAGGGCCCGGCTCTTCTCACCTCAGACACTTGATGTGTGTTTTTAGCGTCTTCCCGTGGATGGCGAAgggcttggtagacatgatctcattCTTACTCACGACTCTGCCCTCCTTCTCAccaggggagaaagagacagacagacagacaaggggTGGGCAGAGAACCGCTCCCTCACTTTACAAATAATAAGACCCAGGTGGGCTGCCTCTCGGCTCCGAGGCCTAACGGGCTGAGTGGAGGCCCAACCTTGGGCCCCAGGGCCCCCCGTCTTTAAAaactggtatttgccaagcgcttactacgtgccagatactgtactaagtatttttcgggatttctttttttaatggtattggttaagtgcttatatgttccaggcgctgttcCTAGCaatgtggtaaatacaagataatcggttggacagtcgctgtccctcatagggttcacagttttaatccccattttacagatgagatagctaaagtccagagaaatgaagtaactggcccaaggtcacccaacagacaagtggcggagccgggattagaacccaggtcctctgacttccaggcccgagctctttccactagccaccgGGTTGACCAGCCCAGGGCCAGTAGAACAACTCCCATGGCTTCGTGGGTGTTCTTGGGCCCTGGTTCCGGCAGGACAGTGAGGAGCGAATCACAACAGCATCTCCCAGGCCAGGGATTCAACCAGAGCTTCCTCCCTGGACTGGAGCTGCCCGGCTAGAGGGTCCCGGGCCTGAAGCTGGAAGGAAGGAGTCAATCActaagtgatatttactgaacagcgtggctcagtggaaagagcacggactttggagtcagggctcatgagttcgaatcccagctctgccacttgtcggctgtgtgactgtgggcaagtcacttaacttctctgtgcctcagttccctcatctgtaaaatggggattaagactgtgagccccacgtgggacaacctgattcccctatgtctaccccagcgcttagaacagtgctcggcacatagtaagcgcttaacaaataccaacattattattattattattatgaacacttaccatgtgcagaacactgtactgaacgtttgggagagtacaatataacagaacagacacattcgctgcccacagcgagcttaccgtccagaggggaggggcgggcacGCGGCAGCAGCACCCTGGGCGTCAGCACCGGCTGGCAGGTAGACGAGGCGGGCAACGGAGAGCCGACCACTGTTAATCGCTCATCCAGGGTTTCTGGAAACTGCAGGGTAGTTTCTTAAAGGTGAgtggggctggagcaggagggaaggaggaggttaaAAAAATGGCTTCTGCCCTAACCCCCTTCATTCTCCGCTGGGGTCTCTCCAGGGAAGGGGACTAGAAGGACGAGGCCTTGCTGATTTCACCCTTGCCATTTCTCCTCACCTGCCCCCGAAAGAgcagccccccacctccctggagCAGGAAGCCAGGGTGGGGCAATGGGCAGCGACGGGTGGGGGTCAGGGAACCGAGCCGAGTCCTGATTGGTTATTGTGCTTAAGGTAGAAATAGCACCAGAGGGAATTCGGGGTTGTCACCGAAGTGTTCTCTTGGCCCAGggcccattccctcccctccctagatCCTCCCCAGTCCTTTGCCCTCTAAACCAGGGTAACCCCACAAAAacccttcccctgtcccagcAGGCTGGCAGACAAAGCTTAGAGGTGGGGGAGCAGCAGACAGGactcctgccccccatcccccggtCACCTGGACCTCTGACGTCCAGGAGGCCAGAATAGAAAGGCTATTTATAGGTTgttgggtgggggacggggggggggggagaggacacaGGAGACACACGGCTAGCTGGCTGATTCCCTGGCCCTCTCACTCTCATGTCCTCCAGCTCCACATCATTGTCTCCTGGGCCTCTCAGAGGCTTCTCAGCTGCAGGCACCACCAGCCCCTTCCCTCGcctagcccccagccccccgtccTGCTGCACAGCCTACCCTCCTCGGTcgggtggggcccaaactgggggCTTCCAGAGATGGGGTGGGCCTCGGCTTCCACCGGGAGGtggtgggttaataataattataatcatagtggatgccaaagttcacacagcccTGACCATGTTGGTGCCCGGGCCCCCAGCCCCCTAgcttcacctccccccaccccaatagCCACTCCCAGCCTCCTCGCCAATCCCGGGCACCTCTTATCCTCCCACACCCCTAGCTCTCCCCAGCCAAGCAAGGGAAACTAAATTCTCAGTTCCAGCCaggtcataaataaataaatgcttcccttcctctcccctctctctccctcccgctcatGCCCTTTGCCAGGGAGAGTCCTTGTCCATGGGCCAAGAGAGCAGTAACATAGGACATAGTGTCCAGAGCAGACCGGGCAGCTCCAGGCTCCAGTTTCCTCTGTGGACATCGcctctcctctcttgctctcCCCGCCCTAAATCTTCCTCGCCCTCCCCTCTGACTTTGCTCCCCCAGAGCCCCGCCAGCAGCTCACAAGAGCCACAGCTAAACAACTGTaatcacggtattcgttaagcgcttactacgtgcaaggcaccgtactaagcgctggggtgaatacaagtagattgggttggacacaatccctgtcctgcaaggggctcacagtcctaatccccattttaccgaggaggtaactgaggcagagagaagcaaagtgactttcgcaaggtcacgcagcacgcaagtggtggagccagaacccaggaccttctggctcccgggcccgttctctatccactgggccccgaTACTTCTTTATCACCTCTATCtaaggaggggatgagggagggatggatggagggaaggatgggagaagggtCCTGGcagaccctcttctctccctcaccgCCTCGGGGGCAGTGGTCAAAGTCCTGCGGGGGTCTGGAGAAGTGCCAGCCAGCTGGGCAGGACTTGGCCAGTTGCGGTGGGTGGGGCTGGcataatccccaccccacccccctacaTTTAACCCAAGGGTAGCCCTTTGCCCAGGGCGGGGGCCGGAGCTGGGGGAGGGCCAAAGGgcagagagcagcagcagagagcCGGGCGCCCACTCTGGGCACACAGGCGCTTACCGAGCCAAAGGAGAACAGGACAGGATAGATATTTCCTGGCAGctccttccgtctcccagccccGACGCCTCAACCCTGAGGTGAACCTGGGCTCAGGAGGACGGAGAGtcagtggggtggaggaggaagaggaggagggtctgTCTTTACGTCCTCTCCCAACGCCGCCCCAGCCCAGACCGTGGAGGATACGTAGACCTCAGCCACCCCAAGCTTCCCCCCGAGGTCCGATTCATCTTGGAAACAGTGATGGTCAGCTGGCACAGAGGAGACCTGGAGGATGGCTAGCAGGTTGGGCCGGGCACAGAGGAGATGTGGAGGATGGCTAGCAAGGCTGGGCCCGGCACAGAGGAGACGTGGGGGATGGCTAGCAGGCTGGGCCGGGCACAGAGGCGACCCAAGGGAAAGCCGGTAGGCCGGTCCGGGCACAGAGGGGGACCTGGAGGACGGCCAGCAGGGAGGCTCGGCCGGAACCGCCCCTTCCTTGGGCCAGCCCCCTCTCTGGGGTGACTCACCCCGGGAGTTCCTGGCCTCTAAAAAGAGCCTCGCTGAGTAACCCGGTGGTGGTTTCAGGCCCTGTGCCAAGTAAGCCTCCggggctccctgcccgccctctcCCACGCTCTCACGCCAGGGCATCCCCGGCCCAGGCcggagaggggccgggaggcGAGGATGACCGCACTGGGGCTGGGGACCGGggtcggcgggggagggaggagtgaccTGGGGAAGGCCCACCTCTCCAGGGATGGCCCTCAACGTGGTGGGCCCTCAACGCCGGCCACGGGGAGCCCCTTTCCGCCACGCCTGGCCCCAGCCCACGCCAGGGGCCCCAccctgaggcagggaggagttgGTTTCGGGCCTTTGCCGACACAgccaggcccgggccgggggctgggacCACATGACCGCCAACACCGTCCGGAGCCCGgcccctccatcccagcctgTGGGCTTCCTCGGTTCCCGGGGATCCCCCCGGCTGACCTTTCCACCTCTCAAAACCCCACGGAGACCGACGCGGAGGCAGGCAGATCCAGCCGGGCAGCTTCCCCAGAGCTtcctgggccggggggagagtgggcctccctagcgcttactacatagcaagagcccgggcttgggagtcagaggacgtgggttctaaatcccagctccatcacttgtccgctttgtgaccttgggcaagccacttcattacctcatctgtaaaatggggattaagactgtgaaaaccACTtgccacaacctgattaccttatacctaacccagcgcttagaacagtatgtaacacatagtaagttaaagaccattattattataattacactgctcttcatacagtaagcgctcaataaataccactgattgagagcagcatggcgtagggtatagagcatgggcctgggaggcagaaggtcatgggttctaatcccagctccaccactgtctactgtgtgatcttgggcaagcctcgtcacttctctgtacctcagtttcctcacttgtaaaatggggattgagactgtgagccccacatgggacagggactgtgtccaacctgatttgcttgtatcccaccccagagtttagtacagtgcctgacacatagcaagagtttaatacaataatacttgcaacaataataatgattgggtgGCGAGTaggtgagccccttctgggttgGGCCCAGAGGAAGGATCTGCGTCGGGCATTGGGTGACCCGGATAtgggagtctagaggggagggaataGGATCCTCTAGAGCAGAAGCTCCTCGGGGCCGGGGATCGGGGCTTCtagcattctctcccaagcaccgagtccagcgctctgcacagaatagggcTTAGAGAGGGCTCTTGTACACCAGATTCCTCTGGCCCAGATGCGGGAACTGGCTCACTCTCAAAGGAAAgcactgagcagcagcatggcctggtggatagagcacaggcctgggaggcagaaggacctgggttctaatccctgcttcaccacttgtctaccgtatgacctcaggcaactcaattctctgcgcctcagtgacctcattggtaAAGCGGGGAcaaagacagcgagccccatgtggctcagggactgtgtccatcccgattatcttatatctaccccagcgcttagtacagtgcctggcacatagtaagcgcttaaataccacaatcatcatcatcagcttggGACTCTGGGAGAGGACTCCAGCCTCACCCGCGGGAAGCTCCGAGGTCGCCCGGGAACAATTGCCACCACTGCCCGCTCCAAGGACGCTCCTGCCAACCGCTCAGCGTGGGCCTGGAGGGTCTCGGCCTTGAATCCGTGTGAGTTTCCCGAGCCCACCTGGGCAGCCACTCtggggacaagtggcggggttggaCTCCTGGAAACAGCTGAAGCAGGATGGGAAGCTATGGACAGCAGCAAAGGTGGGGCGGGAAGGCGGCGGGGGGCCGTCTCGCATCACCCTGGCCCCGGGAGGAGTAGATTTCCTCCTAGGGAAGAAGCGgacaccccactccctccccgcaGCGCCCTCAAACCGGGCAAAGGCATCGACGCCCGACCGGCACGACGGCCAATCGGTCCAAGGCCCCGTCACCCTCAGGTGTCCAACACAAGGGCTCGGCCCCAAGGGCTcggcccttttctcctctctccacccgcttccgcctcccccccgaccccgaaaCAAAACAATGTGGGACCAAGGAAAAGGCTATTATATATCATGCTTTTAATACAAACTTAAAAAAATCTGGAACAATAGAAACTGTACAGATTtgatcaatcttttttttttgttttgtttttaaactaaATCTCTAAACACGCCAATGTCCCATTCCAAAATATTGCACAACATTCTGAATACAAAACTTGATTGTATTCCTCCttcactaaagaaaaaaaaaacaaaaaaacaacaaaaaaacaaaaacagaccgGCTCCCCCAAGCCCCTAGTTTCCCCTCgagttccccttcctcccccggggTCGGACGAAGCTAGGGCGGCTCTGtagcccacctcccccccaccccccagcccccggcgaTGAGAAAAATATACCTTTCTGGCCAAAAAGTTTCCCTTCTTTTCAAGACCCGTGGATTTactctgggagaggaggggtagTGGGAGAGGATTGGGAAAGAGGGGATACAagggtttctctttttttttttagttttttttcctgaaaaaatatttttttttgtttctctcctctttttaagaaaaaatcttgaaaagaaaaaattacgtttttttttttacgttagaaatatacatatattatatatacctCTTACATTTTACAAATGTAGCAAATTATTCAATACAAACGGACaccaaaaaaaatgtaaaaaataaaaaaaaaagttttcctacGAAACCAGGTAAATTAGtgcaggttcttttttttttttttaaaaaaaaaaaattaaaattaaatcaaaAGCCGAACGCCTAGGTCTGAGAAAAAGACCGAATCCGGTCGGGGGTCCCAGCCCCGAAGACGCTCTTCTGAAGCACAGTTTTTCCTTGTCCGAGACCCAACGGGGCCACTCTCcgccctgtctccccatctctgtccctgtctcccacgtctccccatctctatccctgtctctgggtctctgtccctGCAGGCGCGCCGGGCACGGGGTAAGGCAGTAGCCAAGCTTTCACAAACAGCAGCTTTGGGGAGAGCGGGGCTGTCACCCGGGGGACCGTCCCCCGTCCACCccccggggaggacagggtgacAGCGGGGCCCACGGGGGTGAGCCGAGAAGCCGGGGGACCGGGCCGGACCAGGGAGGTAGAGCCGACGTGCCCGGCGGGGGCCCGCGGGCGATGGCGCGGGGCGTCGGGCTGGCAAGGCCTCCGAGGGGCCCCCGCTCGAGGTCACCTGGGCCCTGCAGCCGAGCGCCCCCAGCTCAGGCCTGCTCCCAGAGCACTTTCTGGGGcgcaggggaggggagcaggggggtgagggaaggggggggcgtcCCCCGAGTTCAACCCCCCCAGCGCCCGTGGGCCCGGACGGGGGCAGCTTAGTCTTCGCCCAAGCCCTGGGGACAGGCAGGGCCGAGCAGCTTTGGGtcagggtggggggcggcggggaggagagggagagagaggaagagacggacagagacacagagatggaCACAGAaacggagacagagacagacacagccaCCCAGAGatggacacagagacagagagagagagacacacacacacagatagacACAGCGTAATTCTGAATTCAAGTTTCAGGCCCTCCCTGCCGCCCCGCAGAAGCGCCGCCTGAGGAGACCCCCTGCCCGGccatccagccccctgcctggggagggggtccccaggACCAGTCTCTCCTGTGCAATGGGGGACGGGCTGTCCGCACcttcagcccccctccccgcagaaattttttttttttttttttggtcaaacaCTCAGAAATCAAAGTGCAGATCGTCACTCCCACCGTTCCGAaaccagaacccagctcctcctcagcgcttcacccctccccacccaccccccaaccccaacgtGGGCATGTCCCAGGGACACTACGGCCCCCCCGCCCACCATGGGCCGCCCCACGCACATCGGGGGCCGACTGTTCGCCACCCAGAAAGACAACACAGTGGTCACGTCCAGGCACGTGGCTTCCCTCGCTCCAAGTCCTCTAAGCGGGAtgcgccccccacccaccccgggccTGGGGTCACCTGAGATCGACCGTGGGGGTCTGACTCTCCGAGCCCCCGGGGGAAGGTCCTCAAAGAgccggtggggggaggaggtggcggcCAAGGGGAAGAATTTCAGAGCGGAGAACAGAGATGGGGGTGCGTGCGGGTGCCAACGGGACCCTTTAACCTAACAAAGTGCTACGGTTTCCCCTCATATTCagctgcttgggggggggggggcacagtgaGGGGACGGGGGAGTGTTTCTCTCTGGAGAAGGGGGAAACTGGGAAAGACGGCTGGGATTTCCTCCCACCCAACCTAGGAAGAGGGGTGAGTCCCGGCAGATGGCATACATAAAATCCATGCAGGTTTCAGGGtgactttttggggggggggggggagggagctgcTTGTCGAAGCAGGAGGCAATCGGCGAAAGAGGGTGGGGCTTCCTACCCCCTCCATCTAGTAGTAGCTAGaagaccctcccctctcctcgcaCCTGGACCGACAGACCCTCCCCCCCCGGGACCAGTCAGGCAGAGAAGGACTGGAGCGCGGCAGAGGCGGGAGCTGTAACTCACATTTGGACCTTTCTCGGCACAACAAGAAGCCACTAAGTAAAGATGTTAAGGAAAAAAGCTAAACAAAAATCAAAACCGAAAAACCAACAAAATCTTTCAGAGacaggccggggggggagggcggctggaggggaaaaaggggagaggaagagggagggaggcaaggggtgggggggtggggtccgGGCTAAAACACACACGATTCAGTGCTTCAGGGGCGCTGGCCGCCCGGGCTGGATCTCTTTTCCAAGAAGCCAGAGTGAGAAGAGTGGAAATCGTTTTCtctatttctatttttcttttttctcttccccgccgattccccggggggaggggggaggagggcccgGTCAGTTGGCCAGGACGACGGGCTGGAACGACTGGCTGGGGTACTGCATGGCGTTCAGGTTGTAGCTCAGTCCCTCCACGAAGGGCGACTTCTCCAGGAAGAGGCCGTTGGTGCCGCCGCCGAACACCTGGGCCACGTCGAacccgctcccgccgccgcctccgtggCCCGCGGCGGGCTGGGGGTCGGCGCCGTCGAAGAAGAGGCCGGGGGAGCCGCCGTTGTAGACGAACTCCTTGGCGttgggggagagctgggactgaggggccgggccgccgcccccgATGAAGTTCAGAGAATGCATAGACAGGGAGAGGCCCTTGTGCTTCAGCAGGCCGTTGGTGGGGGAGCGGGCCaggcggggctggggggccggcggggggccgcccgccccgcccccccgccccggggccgcccgccccgcccccgccgcccttcTTCATCTTGGTGGAGCCGAACTTGGTGGCGGCAAAGGTGGCGGTGGTGAAGGTGATGGGCTGGGCGGAGCGGGGGATGAAGGTGGGGCTGGGCGAGCGGCCGAAGGACGGGGACGGCGAGTTGGACAGGGAGTTGTCCTGGCTGCCGATGGGCACGAACACTTGGGCGTCGGGGTTGAAGCTGCTCTTGATCTCCTTGTCCAGCTCGGTCGAGCCGCAGCCCTCGCTGTCGTCCAGGTAGAGGACCTTGACGGCCCCCTTCTCGCCGATCTGGTAGGAGACCTCAGAGGGGTCGATCCAGACGCTCAGCTCCTCGGGCACGTTGGCCCTCACGTCCTCCACCGCCAGGCCGCTGCGCTTGGCCGCCAGCTCCACCACCGGGTCCACCGTCTCCCCGATGTGGACGCAGCGGTAGCCCGAGCCCTTCAGGGGCCGGTCAGGGTACCAGTGGCCCTCGTACTTCTTCTTCAGCAGACGCTCCAGCTCTTCCCCGAACAGGTCGGCCCGGCGGCGGGGCAGCTTGTTGTACAGGTAGGAGATGATGAAGTTCAGGGCAACTTTGATCTCCAgatgcatgttccctgcccgggtGGCCAAGCGCGAGCGAGGGCGGGGCGAGGGCGGCAGGCGACGCACGCGTGGACGGGGTGGGGCTCCCGACggttctgagagagagagagagagagagagagagaaagatttgaaaggtggggaggggtggaagaggaCAGGGAGATAGTGAAAGATttggaggaggggtggaagaggagagagagagagagaaaggagaggagacaaAAGCCAAGGATGAGTATGGGTTAAATCAGGCACCTGACCAGAGGCAATACTGAACAACAACAAgcacagcacagtgtagtggggCTTTGGTCATCTGGAGAATAGTATCacgactgaggtatttgttaagcgcttactaagggccaagtgctggggtagatacattgcaATCAGATCGAGAGCAGTCCCcatcccgcgtgggactcacacgCTGAa
This window encodes:
- the TOB2 gene encoding LOW QUALITY PROTEIN: protein Tob2 (The sequence of the model RefSeq protein was modified relative to this genomic sequence to represent the inferred CDS: deleted 1 base in 1 codon) encodes the protein MHLEIKVALNFIISYLYNKLPRRRADLFGEELERLLKKKYEGHWYPDRPLKGSGYRCVHIGETVDPVVELAAKRSGLAVEDVRANVPEELSVWIDPSEVSYQIGEKGAVKVLYLDDSEGCGSTELDKEIKSSFNPDAQVFVPIGSQDNSLSNSPSPSFGRSPSPTFIPRSAQPITFTTATFAATKFGSTKMKKGGGGGAGGPGAGGGAGGPPPAPQPRLARSPTNGLLKHKGLSLSMHSLNFIGGGGPAPQSQLSPNAKEFVYNGGSPGLFFDGADPQPAAGHGGGGGSGFDVAQVFGGGTNGLFLEKSPFVEGLSYNLNAMQYPSQSFQPVVLAN